In the genome of Falco naumanni isolate bFalNau1 chromosome 5, bFalNau1.pat, whole genome shotgun sequence, the window TCGATCAGCTCACACCAGAGGAGAGCAAGGAGAGACTCGGGTAAGAAAAAGAgctcaaataaaaatcaaattgaGAGAGAGAACAAATCCATGTGGTGCTGTCCATAAAAATCACCCCAGCATTCATGTACCGTTCTCTTGCACCTCAGATGGCAGAGCTAGTCTCAGCTAGagctttttaaatgtcatttttaagGCAGCAGTAGCTGAAATTTAGTGACCAGCACAAGTGACGGTGACAAAGTTACACAGCACATGTGCAGTTCCCATCACTGGAGATGGTCTCAGCCTGCAAGGTCACCTTGAATTATTCCAGTCATGCACACTTGCTTCTAAGCACTAAATACTCCCCAAAACTACAAAGTATGAATGAAAATAGgtgtcttttgctttgctgtactCAAACAGTGCTAGATGAGCTTGCCAGTCACCAGTTAGGGCTGGAATCCGAAGGCCCATGGGATTAGCTGCATTTTCCCGCCATGTTATTTTTCCTAGTTGAGAAGCAGCTGGTTGCTGTGCCGAGTCCCAAGTTAGCGAAAACAGAGCATCTCttgcaaatttaatttctgctttgttgcTTTGCCTTCTCTGCCACCTGCAGACATCAGAACAGGGTGTTTATTAGGGACGGTCCGTGCTGGCCCTGGCAATCTCCATTCCTTGGCACTATAGCATGTGCCTTTGTGcatgtggcagcagctgccggcACAGTTGTTCATATTGGGCTTAGAAAGGCTTAAAACTTCGGAGGCTCAGCCCAGACGAGACATCTTCAGAGGCTTGTGGGCTGCGCTTCTGCCTGGCACCTCCCTGGTGagctcagctttgctgctgggaCAGTTCTCAAGGTGTCAGGCTGAAGGGCTGACTCGTGATGGTCCAAGTTGCCTATTAATTCTTCggctttgggattttttttctttcttctggttttgaagacaGCAGgctttctgcctcctgccccagagCAATATCTGAGCGCCTGGATGGGCTTTGCTCACTGGCGTAGCCCTCGGTGTAAGAGCTGAATGTCTCCACCTTGCACTACAGTTGGTGGAGCAGCACTTGCTGCAGACCAtgatgaaaattgtttttttttggtagggAGGAATAGGTCTCCTTGATGAGAAGAGAAAGCTTAACCACATCTAAGTGCTCAGGGAGGTTCTGCCTAGAGTGAAGTAAACCAGATAGATACAGTTGGGTTTGTGGGGCAGGGTGTTGCCAGGCTGTCACACGTACTTTAGCACCCATATGGACCATCTGGGCTctttaaactagaaaaaaaaccctctttggACCACTAGATCCATTGTGGTGAGGCCCTTGTCAGTCTGCAGGCTGCAAAATTGGATGAGCCGTGTGGCTTTTTGTGAGGGAAATAGTTTGGAGAGAATCTCTCCGTTTCCACTCAAAGCAGGAGTGAATGCAAAGGAGAACGtgcagctttgctctgcttctgcagagagcagaagtACACTGGCGATCCTCCTCCCCTGCACTGTTTTCCTGACCCGTAGGCTTTGTCATGgctctgcattttaatttcattgttcTGCTGAGTTATCTACTGGAAAAAGCTGGCAGtggaagcagggctggggtaAGAGTTTCCACTCGGATGTTTTAACGAGGCCATTTCAAACTGCTTTGGCCCTTGAcataaaccagcttttttttttttttaagtcgGAGGCAAATTCATCACACTTTCCCAAGCCTGAATTGGTTTGATAAACTTGTTATGAGTGCAAAATTgggtaaattatttttttaatgactgttgTGCTGTTGAAAGGACTGTGTTCTGGGAGAGAGCACTGGCTCTGTGTTTCATGACTCTGTTTCTGTACAGCTCTTCTCACCCCCCTGTTTTCTGGGGCAACCATGATTTCAGAACAACATACCATGTTCtaccttgttttttctttaaaggctGCTGAATTAGGGGAATGCTCAGTTTCCTGGAAATAGCGCTGAGCAAACAGGATCCCCTCACTTCCCTAGGATGGGCGagtaagaaagcaaagcagcctgTCAACTCCAGCTGCCAGCCATCACAAAACATCTGGtacccctgccagcccctccacACACAGGGTTCTGTGGCATTGTGTGACAAActataggttttttttttaattaaaatttacagCTTTTGTGGCTTCTGCCCTGGGAAACCAGCCTGTGAGCATCAGGTTTTGGCACTAAGCCACCAAAccagctgaaggcagaggtTTAGGAGCTGCCTAAGTGTCCCTAGCAGTGCCCAGCTTGCCCTGAGCTCCAGGTGGGGACAGAgtttaactttcttttaaagcaatcaAACAGGGAAACTTCTCTAATTAAAACTGAACTTCTGCTGCCCCACCTAGAAACCTTTCCTGGAAAAGTTGCCTTGGCTATCTACTGATGCCGGCTCCAGTTCTTCATTCCAGTgttttttgtaggtttttgtggttcccctgcccccccccattTTTCTTGTGATGGCTGTGAGCCGTGCCAATGCCTGAGCTCCATGTGCTTCACAGCTCGGCTGGTGGCCGatttctcttccttggctgAACAGATGAAAAGTGGTTTTGTACAagatctgctgctgcccagATCTTGTCACTTgactgctctgctgtgctgctgcctcatTTTGCTGACGCTGTGGGGTTTGGTAtcacagaaatctttttaataAGGCTGTGATGGTCCAGATTTTATGGTTGgggaagcagctggggaaaTTTCTAATGGGATCTGGTCCTCAGAGGCCACTTTGTGataaagctggggaaggatgATCCCTGCCATTCCTGGGAAATGAGCCTCCAGCCAGCCCAATCCTAGACTCTTGTGTTTGCCGTTTAATCTCTCACAAACAAAGCGTGAGGTTTTAGCCTGCACAGTGCCTTGTCACAGGAGAGCATTGTGTGCTCTTATGGTGGGGTCGTTGTCCTGCTTTCGAATGTcaatgcagtatttaaaaaatttaattgtTTCCCTGAAATAGTGAGTATTAAAATGGGGCTGTAAAATGACTCAGCCCTCTGGTATGTGGTGCATGGTTTGCGAGCTGCCACCTGCAACAGGTGAAGTATGGCATCGAGCTGAAAGACTCTTCTGGAactaaagcaaatatttttaccaGTCTTACCCAGCTatccagcttttcatttttaggaaCATCCTTTGTGCCACAGAGGAAATCGtggctttgcattttaaaagcaattataGAACAAAACCTGGGAACTAAGTGCAGGGTGGTTCTGGTGTCCCATCTGTTTGTTGAGGCTGGGTTTGCactctgtgttttgctttgcatcAAATATTTGGGGAATTAGTAGTCTTTGTGATGACTTAAAACACttgtcttttttaattcctcACATTAGCATGCGTGAGTTAAGAATTACTGAATTTAAAGATAACTGGTTTCATATTGAACGTTCCtgttaaaaggaggaaaaaaaaaaagatcccagTTCACAGAGCAAAGCGTTTTGGGCTATCATCCCTGGCTTTAATTGCCTGGCACTGCCAAAGGGAGTATAAAACTGAGAATTCCCAGCACTAAGCTTGAAAGGCAATGtgtgctgtgcctgccctgcGTCGTGCAAACATTGCGGGTACTCCTAGAAGTAAAACGCGAGGAACAGTGAGGATTAAacagcccagctccccctgactgtgctgccttcccctccccgaGGCTCACGTGCATCTGCCTATGGATCTCTGCATTcctcctggctgcttttcttcacagctgctgctaaaaataaagaaggcaCGCAGCCTTGCACTGTGCTTTATAAACCCCGCATCTCTGGTTTCTCCCTTGGTAAATGGGGAGTATCCTTCTCTGGTGGGAGCTGATATCGACATCAGTTTCTCGTTGCTGTCCTCTGaaggttttctcttccttgctggGCTTGGGCGTGCAAATAAGCCAAAGCTCGGTGTATGTATTCCTTCACCAGGCCCAGTCTTCCCACTTTTAATGTAAGTATGTGTAAGTGCTTAACTCCCTGCATGCCATCAAGGGAGTTAAGAAGACACACAACTGGGTATTTCCCAAGGtctaacaaaaaaatgctttccccCTTAGGGCAAATTTGTGTTCCTGAAGAACACAAAACTTGAATGGCCCAAGGGTGAGCAAGCCAGTGTTTTGGTGGCTAAACCATATGTTGGTTTTAAGGACAACCTGTCCCTGTGGTTGCGTTACTGGGACCTGGTGTTGAACACCTTGACTTGATAACTGCAGTAGCCCACCACCGGTTCTAATGCTCTGCCCGGTAGAACTAGAGCCTTGTTTCCTTTAACTCTTGCtggatttttctgcattttctacaGAAAGATTGTAAGTAAAATAGATGAAGACAAAGACGGGTTTGTAACTGTGGAAGAGCTGAAAGACTGGATTAAGTTTGCACAAAAGCGCTGGATATACGAGGATGTAGAGCGGCAGTGGAAAGGGCACGACCTCAATGAGGACGGCCTCATTTCTTGGGAGGAATATAAAAATGCCACCTACGGCTACATCTTAGGTAGGTCTCTACTCTTGGGATAAAAACTTTGCGGAGCTGGCACTTGAaacttgctgttttgtttttgtagaaTGATTGTAGATAAGATAGACACGGATAAGGATGGGTTTGTGACGGAGGGGGAGCTGAAAGCCTGGATTAAGAAGGCCCAGAAGAAATACGTGTATGACAGTGTCGAACGGCAGTGGCAGGAGTTTGACATGAATCAAGATGGATTTATCTCCTGGGATGAGTACAGAAACGTGACATATGGCACTTACCTCGGTAAGGGGCAAGGTGTCCGATCTGGTGGTGGGCTCTAATCAATAAAGCAGAAGTGTgatggagcagagcaggagctctCCACTCATCCCTAAAcccttggatttaaaaaaaaaaagtctcctcCCAATTTACCTTCTGATGGTATTAGTGAAGGGTAatctaaggagaaaaaataaaagatgtggGAAAAACCCAAAGGTGAAGTTTGCAATCAGTGTGCAGCTTATAACTCTGCTTTATTGATGCACTTAATTGTGAAACTTGGCTTCAAACTCAGTTGTGAGCAATAATGTGATTAAAGGCACACGGGGTAATGTTTTTCTTGCCTTCTAGCTTTTGAATTTCAAGCTACTGGTGGCATTTAGGGCCTGCAGAAAGACACCAACTAACCTGTGGCTGTAGAAGCCACATTTTTCTGGGTATCTGCACCTTTCCTAAATGTGTGAAGATTGTTAGCAAAGAgtcttttaattgctttgcaaAGTCCTGTGTGCATATCTCACTTTCTACAGTTGTCCTGGCAGTAGCTTTAGACCCCAGAGCTTGTACATTTTGGAACATAAGACAGGTCAGCAGCCCTGTAAGGACTTAAACACCCTGAGGAGTGAAGTAAGAAGAAGCTCTTCTGGGCTTAAGATGTTAGAAAAATACCAGTTCCTCTGCCAGTTGATCCCGCCTCCTGGAACACAGACATATATGGTATGATGAGCTACAGCTTGAAAGCatgaaataaagtttaatttACTAAATATTTCCAAAGATAGTCATATGCTCTGCAGAACGTATGGAGGCTGTTGCCTCTTGGTTCTGGCTCTTTTATTGAAAGAGTAGGTTGAAGATTGAAgtttgctgtgctggtggctggggaaatcggccccccaggaccccatTGGTTCTTACTGAGCTTTCCAGACCCTCTTGGGACTGGGGCAGATCTTTCTAAGCTTGCCTTTTCCATTAGTAATGTAATTCCTGAGATCCACAGAAAGCCTAGCCTATCTGCATGTTCAAATTCAGCTGTGAAGGGGGAGCAGAGGTCCTAGGAAGGCTTTTATCACAATTTTGGAGTCCATGCAGTGGGATTTATGACCTGCAACTgtagaaaaattttaaaagaaaacacaaacctttATTGAGGAAAAACCTTAATGAGAAAACCATTCCTCAAGCCTAATTAGTAAGAGAGGGGAGTGCCTGGCCCCCGTGATGGACGATATGCCATAAAGAGCTCACCAGCCCAAGCTGGGGACCGGTGCTTGATGCCGAGTGCCCTTGGCAGATACTGATAAAGCCTTTTATAGCGCTGCTCCCACATGCTTTTGTCCTTACTGAACGCTGGGAGGATCCCAGCAACCCCACTCCCACAGCCACGCTGCCGGGCTCtagccagcagagctgtgcctgcctAATGCATTGGCTCCATGCTCCTTATTTCAGCAGCAATCGCTTTTCCACAGCTCCATTCTGCTGAAATATTCTTGTCCCTTACACAAGattctcccctcccttctctctctgGCTGGAAGTGCCTCAGGAGAGCTTGATCCATAGCCAAGAGGCCGGACGATCCCTTAATTGAGTTAAGAACATCCCTCTCCCGGTGTGTGGTAGCCGAGGCACCACCCTCTGTTGCTGCTCTAcgtagtatttaaaaaatgcttgctttttgtcatcaaaatgaaatgctggGTTTGTtggtctttggttttttttcccaacttcAGTACTGTATTAGTCACTGAGTTGCATCCAGTACTGTAATAAAGTAGCTCGGTGTGCACCAGCTGTTTCTGTGGATCGAAATATATTTCCATAGGGAAAGCAAGGTTAAGTGATACATATCAGAGAGCTTAATCTTAAAGTGAAACTCCCCTAATAACTACCTTAAAAATtacataataattttattttcctcttgttcGTCAGTTCCATCAGACTTGCTTGTCACCACGGGTGGGTTCTGAAACCAGACATGCTTGTGTATGTTCTGCTTGTATTGGGAAGATTAAAAAGTTGCGCTCGTGCCTTTGCTGCCGGCAGCTCCCGAGCGATTACCCAGCTCTCCCCGCTCAACCTGCCTCATAAAGTTTCACTTGTGCCACCGAAGCCAGGGactaaaatgcaaaacagttttGGGTGTGTTTAACCCTTGTTAAACAGTCAACTTGCTCGGCACTCTGCTGCTACCCACCTGGTTAAAGCTCATTAAAGCCACTTGGCCTGAATGGCAGAATCACCTGTATCAAAAGACACTGCTTTTTAACTCGGACTCACTCTGCTTGTGCCAGCCAACACTGATCCTGAGGATTTTGTTTGCTCTGTCTGAGCTTTTGGTGTATGCCACTTTTCGAGGTGAAAGCTTGGGAATAGAATATAAACCTTAGTCTTAATTGTGCCCTAGAGgtaacttaaaataaaatcttcttaCAGTCTTATATTTAATGGTTGGCTAGCACTGAGGCTTGTATAGAGCTGCTTAATCCCCTGCCTTTTGTCCTGGATGTAAACAGAGAAGGGAGGGAGCCTTTTTTTAGACCAGGCCTGGCCCTTGCTTAACTTGACCCCACAAGGATTCAGCTACGTCCTCCTCTATTGATATTTTTCTATAGGCTGACAAACAAAGCTGACTTTGGTATCCCAAAGCTTATCTATAGCTGTTGGCATAGCTGTATCTAGTGGCCATATGTGCCCAGATATTCCCACTGCGGCGGGCACTGCGTGATGTTTTGCTGGCTTTGAAGCGGCCCCGGCAGCGGGGACCAATATCCCCTTACACATTCTCCTCCAGAAATAGCTTGGGCTGAGCCTTCGGGCCCGCGCCAGCCAAAAAAGCCCTGATCCCTGTCTCCTGGGGGCATCTTCTCTGGGAACAGTGATATCCCACGGCCACTGGcagctcctcctcttcctcctggcaGAATCGGTGCGGGAGAGGCACGATGGCCACAGATACCTAAAATTCAGGCTGCTGTGGTGAAGAGTTGGGAGGTTGAGGTTGGGTTGAAGAGGTTGAGGTTGGGCTGGGTTGGTGGTGACCATGGGGCATCTCCCCCCCAGCCCGAGCTGACCCGGGGcgctgcctctttttttctgcccagATGACCCGGACCCCGACGACGGGTTTAATTATAAGCAAATGATGGTGCGAGATGAACGGCGCTTCAAGATGGCTGACAAGGATGGAGACTTGACTGCCACCAAGGAAGAGTTCACCGCCTTTCTGCACCCCGAAGAGTACGATTACATGAAAGATATAGTTGTGCAGGTGggtctgctgcagctggtgatCTTGCGTGAGACAGTGGTGTTTATGGCAAAGAAGGAGGTGGAGAGGGCTGGAAATCAGGCTTTTCACCAGTAGCAGTCCTGCAGTGGGGTGGCCTCGAGCAGGTCAAGCAGATGTGGGTCAGGGATGGCCAGAGGCAGAGAGGATTGGCCTGTCTGTGTGGAGCACAAAAACcggcttttgggtttttttttgaacGTGTAGATGGCACCCTCATGCTTGCTGGGGCTGGATCAGTCCCAGTGAAGGGGTTGCTGTGGGGGAGAATTGCTCCGAGCCCAGCTAACcatcctctcctgcctgcaggaaaCCATGGAGGACATCGACAAGAATGGGGACGGCTTCATTGACTTGGAGGAGTACATAGGTGAGACACCAGTGCCTCACGCCGTGTCCCCTTTGTGTCCCCTCCTTGCCCTGtctggcaggagcagctgctggcatgTGCTTTCtcatccctgctcctcctcctggAATTTCATTATCTCTCTTAACTTCCTAACTTTAgacctgccctgctcctccGTCCTCGCTGTGGGATTTCTGGGTTAAATCCCTCACCGGTGACAGGCCCTGGGTGCTCAGGGTGGGACAAGCAGCTTCCAGGCCCTCCGAGGGAAGGGAGCATCTGCTCCCATTCCAGGATTGTCCGCTCTTGAAcgcggcgggggctgcctggccctgcctcctcccttggCAGCGGTGGGACACCCAACAGCTGCCCTTTTTAACACCCCTTATCTGAAATGGCAAGCTTCGGCGGGGAGAGGGGCGGCGAGAAGCACGTCTGGCTCCAAAGTATGTCAGGAGAAATGCCGCCTGCTTCTCCAAACTGATTTGAAGCAGCGCTGTCAGATTTTGGGTGGGAATTTAGGGAAATAAGCGTAAAAGCTGTCCTCAAAGATGGAAAGGGCAAGCTCTTGAGAGGAGGACAGGGGGGCCTCGTCGTTATGCTCTTGGAAGCAGCAGCCCACACGCCAATCCTGGGGTCTAACCGGGTGCAATCCATGCtcctgtgggatgggggaggcGTGCACGTGAGTCCCACCAGCATGGGATCTGGCAGAGGGGGTGTGCAGCCCGGTGCCGTGCCTTCCAGGTGACATGTACAGCCACGATGGGGACGCTGATGAGCCCGAGTGGGTGAAGACAGAGAGGGAACAGTTTGTGGAGTTCAGAGACAAGAACCGCGATGGCAGGATGGACAAGGAGGAAACCAAAGATTGGATCCTCCCTTCGGATTATGACCACGCTGAGGCAGAAGCACGGCACCTCGTCTACGAATCCGACCAGAACAAGGTGGGAACCTGCCGAGAATATTCCCCCTGCCCGAttccctgctggagctgggcccACAGCCTCTGACTTGACAGCTCAGAGAATTTCCTTTCCCCAAGGATAATGCAGATGCCCTTTGAAACGGCTCAGCACGTGCCTTCATTAAGCTGTTTAATTAAGAGGTGCCTGAGCACGCGCTTCCTACAGTGGTTTGGCTCCTCCTGGGGCAGCGCGCTTCATCCCTTGGAGGGTCAAGTGGGCtttgctggagctgggaaggagaggaacGGAGCCGCCGTGGGGTAAATAATCGGaatttctgtctctgctctCTCGCAGGACGGCAAGCTGACCAAAGAGGAGATCGTGGAGAAGTATGACTTGTTTGTGGGGAGCCAGGCCACAGACTTCGGGGAGGCCTTGGTGCGACACGATGAATTTTAAGAGCTGTACAGAGAAAGCCgtttcttaaataatttattttttacagtttctgGGATTATCGTAAGAAACATTTTTCGCTACTGAGACTGTTATTTCAGGCGATGaggtgaaacaaaacaaaatatctcTTCCcgtccttttttttccccctcctcttccttcttcccaaaGGGATGGGGACTCGCTGGTCTGAAAACCAATTCTTTTATTACGACActttgtgggttgttttggttggAGTTTTTAtcagattttcacattttcactttttcacattttatggTCTTAACGagttctggtttatttttgtatttgttttcgTTCCATATGAAGTGAAACATGTATCCTGACAAGGGTAGAGCAATGGCAACGGTTCCCCCCTTGCCCTGCCTCGCTCTCTCCCCCTTGATTTGTTGGTatgtgctcagctctgctcttttaaaattacaatttaaaaaaaaataaccaacaaaaaacccccaccaccCTAGAACAAGCCAGAGAACAATAGggccaaaaggaaaaataaaaccagaggtGAGTCATGCTTGTTTTAGACTGGGCTTTGCAAATCCAAACACGGTTCATCTGTCCCGTGGGGAGCTGTGCTCTCAGCTCCGCGCCTCTGGCAGGATTTGCAGGCAGCACTTGCCTGCGAGCTGCCCGTGCTTCTCCTGGCTCCCGGGAAGAGCTGGACTTGCAAAAACCCCCTAAAACGGCAGCAAAGCCTGGCCCGTCCTCCTGCCGCGTCGCCTCCCGGTCAGGCGAGCGCTGCAGGCTGCTCCTTATCCAGAAACGGGCGCGGGTGCTCCCTCCGCCAGCCCAATTAACGAGCCTGTTAATTCACCAGAGCCCCACCGGTGCAGTGAAACTGATGGCAACTCGAGCCGATATAGTTTCCCTCTCTGTCAAAACTGCTTGCACGcttctgcagccctggggccTCGCTCAAAGTGCCTTTTATCACCCCAAAAATGCCACGAAGGAGGAATGGCGAGGCCAGCGCCTGGCTGGGCACGGGGGGATGCTCGCCGTGCTCCTGTCGCACCCGTAGCATGTCATTGTTCTTTCTGGATTTATTActaataattatatttttttagtttttttggtctttttaacCGTGCATTCGCTGCTTCGCCCAGGGACCTCTCGATTCCCTCTCACAGCCCGCTCACCTCGTCCCTGCACGCTCGGCCAACCCGCAGCAACGTGGATCCTGCTCTGGTGGCATCAGGCAGAGGTTGGTGCCAGCCACCCGCACCGAGGTGGGAAAAACACCCCGGCTTCTCCCTAAAATCGGTCTCCAAGGGTTAAAAGCGCGGACTATAACGTATATATACTCCTCGTATTTCATGTACCTTTCATAAAGTAATGTTTTTGATATAACTCAATGGGTAATTGGATAATCCCGCGCCAGACCCGTGCAGTGAATGCGCCTTTGGCGCTCACAGACTGAGCCGAAGGGGAGCACTGGGGAAGAGTCACCGACgtccccagctccttccccccaACACCAAAGCCCTCGGCAGCTTCGGCACGCTCTGCTTTCTCCACCCAGAAGGACTTGGAGCTCGTGGCTCCTTGGCGTTAACAACTTCAGACACTAATTTTGGTTCCCGGCGCAGGGTTTGCCCCGCGTTCCGCCCCTCTCCCCGCCCCACCGTGTTTATTTCTCCAGTATTTCTCCTCTCGggatgatttaatttttatcaaTCTGGTGTAAACGGCGCTTGGCGGCCGTGCCGGAGGATTCTGTGGCTCAATAAACCTGTTTACATTCACCCCATAAGGCGGTTTGGGGGCTTTGCTGTGCGACTCCTGGCCCTCGCGACAGAATTGCTCCAGTTTTACCCCCAGAAATatgatggggggtgggggtggcccTGCTCCGTGGCACGGTGCTGCCTGGATCAGCCCCTGGATCGCTCGGGATGGGGATAACTTAATTTGGAAGTGTTTACGTTTCCCGGGAAGGGCTGACGCAGCCCTGGCGGCCCCCCGGCAtccctcccccagcacagggcaaCCCCAGACCATGGCTCCCCTCTCGCCATGGGCATGTCCCAGGGGGCTCGGCCaggccccctccctgccccacaagTTGCACCCCAATCCCGGCACCCTGTGCCCTCGGGGGGCTGGGCGTGCGTGGGTTCTGGTTGAGTCCTGccctcctgtccctgctgccccactgctgcagtgtggggCCTCAGCCCCATGGATGTGAGCCCAGCACCACCCTGACCCTGTGGATGGGAGCCAGCCCCACAGAtgggagcccagcaccacccTGACCCTGTGGATGGGAGCCAGCCCCACGGATGGGGGGACTCAGCCCCACACTAGCCCCATGAATGGGAGTTCAGCCCCACGGATGGAGGGTTCAGCACCAGCGCAGCCCCATGGGTGAGGGGAGGGGCAGCattccacccccctgccccaccactgCTTGTGTGTCCTGGGCAGGACAAGGAGCGGGGTCCTGCAGTGGCATCACTGTGGGATTACAGTGCCGTGGGGCTGAGCCACCCGTCCCCACCGACACGTAGACTGGCTCGGCATTGTCTTCAGACTGTGGTGGTGGTTTATTGTCCCACTCGGCACCTACATTCTAGGCTGGCCGAGGGGGTGGCCCTGGAACCCtggggcagctccagccccatAGCGAGGACAGCCAGGGGCCTGGGGCAGGTGCTGGCGGCTCTTCAGCTGGGGCTGACCTGGCTGGAGGAGACGGACGAGACCTCCGTCCTCTGGGCCGAGCTGGAGATGTCAGACTCATCTGTCATGGGCTTCCCACAGACCGTCTCCATGATGCAGGCGCGGAACTGTGGTGACGGGAACGCAGccagctcagcctggggagTCCCAcatgtcccctgtccccatccccaggacTGTCTTCCCATCCCTGACCCCGTCTCCTGTCCCCACGGATATGGTACCCACAGCCCTGGAGATGGCCCTGAGCATGCCCAGGTGTCCTCAGGTGTCCATCCCAGTCCCTGGGTGTCCCTCATACCCCAttgtgccccatccctgggaggtCCCCAGTCTGTTGGCACCAGGTGTCCCTGGTCCCTGCTCCATCATCGTCCCTAGACCCTGGGCATCCCAGGATGACCCTGGTCCCCATGTGTCCCTGGTTCCCAAATGTCCTTGGGCACCCTGAGATGTCCCCAGTGTCTGGGTGTCCTTGGGCACCCCTGTGTGTCTGGGTGCTCCTAGGTGTCCTCAGTCCCTGTGTGTCCTCATCCCCAGGTGTCCCTCATCTCTGGATGTCCCCAGTCCACTAGCATCTTTGGTGCCCAGTCCCTGGTCCATGGCCATGCCTTGTCCCTGTGCATCCCTGAATGACCCTGGTCCCCATGTGTCCCTGGACATCTTTGGTCCCCCGATGTCCTTGAGCACCCCTGGATGTCCCCAGCGCCCACATGTCCCTGGATGGCCCTAGTGCCCCCATGTCCTGAGGTGTCCCCGGGGCACCTGTTTGTTCATGAAGCAGTAGATGATGGGGTTGTAGACGCAGGCGCTCTTGGAGAAGAAGGCAGGGATGGTGACCAGGCGCAGGTCAAGGCCGTGGTTCCGGTTGTTCACCATGTACATGGCCAGGGCCGCGTAGGGCACAtagcagaggcagaaggagcccaccatcaccaccaccatgcGGGACACCTCCCGCTCTGCCTTCTGCGTTGTGGCCGACTCCTGCTGCTGCGCAGCCACCTGTGCCCGAAGGAGGGGGTCAGGGGCCCTGGCCAGGCCTCCtgtccccctgcctgcccccctgccTGGCCTTCGGTACAAGCAGCCCTTCCTACTTCCACCCCTCCTTCCCTACGTCCCTCCAGCCAATCCTCCATCCTGATGACCCTCCacccctctttccctccctcccaccctccctttggccatctcttcttcctccctccatccttccacccctccatccctccatcttgccatccctccatctctccatccctccagccaatcctccatccctctctctccttcccttcatCGTGCCCACCCTCCACCCCATTTCTCCATCCTGCC includes:
- the LOC121089614 gene encoding calumenin isoform X2 — translated: MTVPQLLLCLSLSMLCISSKPTEKKDRVHHDPQLSDKVHDDAQNFDYDHDAFLGADEAKTFDQLTPEESKERLGMIVDKIDTDKDGFVTEGELKAWIKKAQKKYVYDSVERQWQEFDMNQDGFISWDEYRNVTYGTYLDDPDPDDGFNYKQMMVRDERRFKMADKDGDLTATKEEFTAFLHPEEYDYMKDIVVQETMEDIDKNGDGFIDLEEYIGDMYSHDGDADEPEWVKTEREQFVEFRDKNRDGRMDKEETKDWILPSDYDHAEAEARHLVYESDQNKDGKLTKEEIVEKYDLFVGSQATDFGEALVRHDEF
- the LOC121089614 gene encoding calumenin isoform X1 translates to MTVPQLLLCLSLSMLCISSKPTEKKDRVHHDPQLSDKVHDDAQNFDYDHDAFLGADEAKTFDQLTPEESKERLGKIVSKIDEDKDGFVTVEELKDWIKFAQKRWIYEDVERQWKGHDLNEDGLISWEEYKNATYGYILDDPDPDDGFNYKQMMVRDERRFKMADKDGDLTATKEEFTAFLHPEEYDYMKDIVVQETMEDIDKNGDGFIDLEEYIGDMYSHDGDADEPEWVKTEREQFVEFRDKNRDGRMDKEETKDWILPSDYDHAEAEARHLVYESDQNKDGKLTKEEIVEKYDLFVGSQATDFGEALVRHDEF